From the Bdellovibrio reynosensis genome, one window contains:
- a CDS encoding DUF192 domain-containing protein produces the protein MALLWKCFVNKCSALILVLAFSLSSFAVEFPKKNITLGGKTLVVEVAETPAQHERGLMYRDTLAENDGMLFIFKNEETRFFWMKNTLIDLAIAYFNKDGELIDIQEMKSGKGVTDTMLPSYPSSLPAKYALEMNKGWFAKNKIRVGSKLKIK, from the coding sequence ATGGCGTTGCTTTGGAAATGCTTCGTAAATAAATGTTCCGCACTCATTTTAGTTTTAGCTTTTTCTTTATCGAGCTTCGCGGTTGAATTTCCCAAAAAGAATATCACTCTTGGTGGCAAGACCTTGGTTGTGGAAGTTGCTGAAACTCCCGCTCAGCATGAGCGTGGACTTATGTATAGAGACACACTTGCCGAAAACGACGGCATGTTATTTATCTTTAAAAATGAAGAGACAAGATTCTTTTGGATGAAGAATACTTTGATTGATTTAGCTATTGCCTACTTTAATAAGGACGGAGAGCTGATCGATATTCAGGAAATGAAGTCTGGAAAAGGAGTTACCGACACAATGTTGCCCTCCTACCCAAGTTCATTACCAGCAAAATACGCTCTTGAAATGAATAAGGGTTGGTTTGCAAAAAATAAGATAAGAGTTGGTAGTAAGTTAAAAATCAAATAG
- the prfA gene encoding peptide chain release factor 1 — protein sequence MFSKLNEVESRYEEVNLALQRPDIASNQTQYRALMKELGNLEKIVIPYRDFKKKTENLKASKELLTAEQDPEMREMIREEVKELEAALPELEQQLKIALIPKDPNDEKNIILEIRAGAGGDEAALFADEMFRGYGHYASSQGWKVEMISYSEGNAGGAKEIIASVTGDSVFSKLKYESGVHRVQRVPKTEAAGRIHTSTVTVAVIPEVEVNEIKIPMSDVRIETMRSQGAGGQSVNRTESAVRVVHLPTGLEVKCQEGKSQSSNRERAFQILYAKLQQIEDEKVRKEASDARLEQIGTGDRSERIRTYNFPQTRITDHRIGLTIHQLDQVMNGSFELLIDPLVANFQAEALKKQTSAQ from the coding sequence ATGTTCTCAAAATTGAATGAGGTGGAATCTCGTTATGAAGAAGTCAATCTGGCTCTTCAAAGACCCGATATTGCTTCAAATCAAACTCAGTACCGCGCTTTGATGAAAGAATTGGGAAATCTAGAAAAGATTGTCATCCCTTATCGCGATTTTAAAAAGAAAACCGAAAATTTAAAAGCCAGCAAAGAACTTCTGACTGCGGAACAAGATCCAGAAATGCGTGAAATGATCCGTGAAGAGGTTAAAGAGCTGGAAGCTGCTTTACCAGAACTAGAACAGCAATTAAAAATCGCTCTGATACCGAAAGACCCTAACGACGAAAAGAATATTATCTTAGAAATTCGTGCGGGTGCCGGCGGTGACGAAGCGGCATTATTTGCTGACGAGATGTTCCGTGGCTATGGTCACTATGCATCTTCTCAAGGTTGGAAAGTAGAAATGATTTCTTATTCTGAAGGCAATGCCGGCGGAGCTAAAGAGATCATCGCCAGCGTTACTGGTGATTCTGTATTCAGTAAATTGAAATACGAATCAGGCGTTCACCGCGTGCAACGAGTTCCTAAGACCGAAGCAGCGGGACGTATCCATACTTCCACCGTAACAGTGGCTGTCATCCCAGAAGTTGAAGTGAACGAAATCAAGATTCCAATGTCTGATGTTCGTATTGAAACTATGCGCTCCCAAGGTGCTGGTGGTCAGTCGGTGAACAGAACTGAATCTGCGGTTCGTGTCGTGCATCTTCCTACGGGCCTTGAAGTAAAGTGTCAGGAAGGTAAATCGCAATCTTCAAATAGAGAGCGCGCTTTCCAAATCCTTTACGCTAAATTGCAACAAATCGAAGACGAAAAAGTTCGTAAAGAAGCTTCGGATGCCCGTTTAGAGCAAATCGGAACTGGTGATCGTTCTGAACGTATTCGTACTTACAACTTCCCGCAAACGCGTATCACCGATCACCGTATCGGCTTGACGATCCATCAGCTAGACCAAGTCATGAATGGTTCATTTGAGTTGCTGATTGATCCACTCGTTGCTAACTTTCAAGCAGAGGCTTTAAAAAAGCAAACCTCTGCACAATAG
- the gatB gene encoding Asp-tRNA(Asn)/Glu-tRNA(Gln) amidotransferase subunit GatB, which translates to MSYRGYEAVIGIEIHVQLSTASKMFCPAQTTFNAGDNENTTPVSVGMPGTLPVVNKKAIEYSIKTGLALGCDIRRKSVFARKNYFYPDLPKGYQISQYDQPICENGSVTFKLDGEEKTISIARAHMEEDAGKSNHHGDYTLINYNRAGIPLLEIVTGPDLRSPAEAAEYGRTIHQIVRYLDVCDGNLEEGSMRCDCNVSVRKVGAPQFGTKVEIKNVNSFRFVEKAIEYEIERQIDVVERGDKIIQETRLWDPDKNRTFSMRTKEDAQDYRYFADPDLLPVIVTDAMIAKFKSELPELPIARANRFQAEHSLPEHDAKVLTSEKQLADYYEETAKVSKNYKSSANWIMTELLRELNSANKPITESPIKPEQLGRMIALIDNGTISGKIAKTVFQEMWESGKDPEVVVKEKGLVQISDPAAIEKIVEEVLAANAQTVEDHKSGKKKNLFGFFVGAVMKSSKGQANPELVNKILQEKLK; encoded by the coding sequence ATGTCGTATAGAGGATATGAAGCCGTCATTGGTATTGAAATTCACGTACAACTAAGCACAGCTTCAAAAATGTTTTGTCCTGCACAAACAACCTTCAATGCTGGCGATAACGAAAACACAACACCTGTCAGCGTGGGAATGCCCGGTACTTTGCCAGTGGTAAATAAAAAAGCCATCGAATACTCGATTAAAACCGGGCTTGCTTTAGGTTGTGATATTCGCAGGAAATCGGTTTTTGCGCGTAAAAACTATTTCTATCCAGATTTGCCTAAGGGCTATCAAATTTCTCAGTACGACCAACCTATCTGCGAGAATGGCTCAGTGACATTCAAGTTAGACGGTGAGGAAAAAACTATTTCCATCGCTCGCGCTCATATGGAAGAAGACGCGGGTAAATCAAATCACCACGGCGATTATACCTTGATTAATTATAATCGTGCGGGGATTCCTTTACTAGAAATCGTCACCGGCCCGGATTTAAGATCTCCGGCTGAAGCTGCGGAATACGGCCGAACTATCCATCAAATCGTTCGCTATCTTGATGTTTGCGATGGCAATCTTGAAGAAGGCTCCATGCGCTGTGATTGCAACGTCTCCGTTCGTAAAGTTGGGGCTCCGCAATTTGGAACGAAAGTTGAAATTAAAAACGTCAACTCTTTCCGTTTCGTCGAAAAAGCAATTGAATATGAAATCGAAAGACAGATCGACGTTGTAGAGCGCGGTGATAAGATCATCCAAGAAACAAGACTATGGGATCCGGATAAAAATCGCACATTCTCTATGCGCACGAAAGAAGACGCGCAAGACTATCGCTACTTTGCAGACCCTGATTTGCTTCCGGTGATCGTGACGGATGCGATGATCGCAAAATTTAAAAGCGAATTGCCAGAATTGCCAATTGCTCGCGCGAACAGATTCCAAGCCGAACACTCGCTGCCAGAGCACGATGCGAAAGTTTTAACTTCAGAAAAGCAACTTGCTGATTATTACGAAGAAACTGCGAAGGTTTCGAAAAACTATAAGTCTTCTGCAAACTGGATTATGACAGAGCTTTTGCGCGAATTAAATTCAGCAAATAAGCCCATCACTGAATCCCCGATTAAGCCTGAACAATTGGGGCGCATGATCGCTCTTATCGATAACGGCACTATTTCTGGAAAAATCGCTAAAACAGTTTTTCAAGAAATGTGGGAATCAGGAAAAGATCCTGAGGTCGTGGTGAAAGAAAAGGGACTTGTGCAAATTTCTGATCCTGCGGCGATTGAAAAAATTGTGGAAGAAGTTTTAGCAGCTAACGCTCAAACCGTTGAAGATCATAAGTCCGGAAAGAAAAAGAATTTGTTTGGTTTCTTTGTCGGTGCCGTGATGAAATCTTCTAAAGGTCAGGCGAATCCTGAACTCGTGAATAAAATTCTTCAGGAGAAGTTGAAATAA
- a CDS encoding Ppx/GppA phosphatase family protein — protein MKVAALDLGTNTFLCLIAEGGEKGITQVHADLVKVVRLGQGVDKTGAFHPDALVRARECLSEFKQEIDKHNVDVILAMATSAARDAKNGGELFKIGADLGIPIEIIPGEDEARITYQGATAGLNHQNRTSLVIDVGGGSTELISGRGDQILFGESLNIGAVRLTEKFISTQPVLASEKAALQEHIEKEIKSVIAEIKKEKIDQIIAVAGTPTSLVAIEIGGFDEKKVDGYFLPKERLDYWVNEFANTTVEEKKSKYQLGGRADIIFAGTSILLAVINSLNLPGMVVSTKGVRYGVALEMLRK, from the coding sequence ATGAAGGTTGCAGCTCTTGATCTTGGTACGAACACTTTCTTGTGTCTGATTGCTGAAGGTGGCGAAAAGGGAATTACACAAGTCCATGCCGACTTAGTAAAAGTCGTTCGCCTGGGTCAAGGGGTTGATAAAACCGGAGCGTTTCATCCTGATGCACTAGTTCGCGCGCGCGAGTGCTTAAGCGAATTTAAACAAGAAATCGATAAACACAACGTAGACGTCATCTTGGCGATGGCAACCTCAGCGGCCCGTGATGCAAAAAACGGTGGCGAATTATTCAAAATCGGCGCTGACCTTGGAATTCCTATTGAAATTATTCCTGGGGAGGATGAAGCCCGCATCACCTATCAAGGTGCTACAGCCGGACTTAATCACCAGAATCGTACTTCACTCGTTATCGATGTTGGCGGTGGTTCTACCGAGCTTATTTCCGGTCGCGGAGATCAAATCCTTTTTGGGGAAAGTTTGAATATCGGCGCAGTACGATTAACTGAAAAGTTTATTTCAACGCAGCCGGTTCTTGCTTCAGAAAAAGCTGCCCTGCAGGAACACATCGAAAAAGAAATTAAATCGGTTATCGCAGAAATTAAAAAAGAAAAGATCGATCAAATTATAGCTGTTGCCGGAACACCCACTTCCTTAGTTGCTATTGAAATCGGCGGCTTTGATGAAAAGAAGGTGGATGGCTATTTCTTGCCAAAAGAACGCCTTGATTACTGGGTGAATGAATTTGCCAATACCACAGTAGAGGAAAAAAAATCTAAGTATCAACTCGGGGGCCGAGCAGATATCATTTTTGCAGGGACATCTATTTTGCTAGCAGTGATTAATTCATTAAATCTGCCCGGCATGGTTGTTTCTACTAAAGGGGTTCGCTATGGCGTTGCTTTGGAAATGCTTCGTAAATAA
- a CDS encoding type B 50S ribosomal protein L31: MKQNLHPKVNTVVFKDISCDFSFLGTSTLHSSETVKWEDGKEYPLIKVEISSASHPFFTGKQRVMDTEGRIDRFKKRYGKK, encoded by the coding sequence ATGAAACAAAACCTACATCCAAAAGTAAATACAGTAGTATTTAAAGACATCTCTTGCGACTTCTCGTTCTTGGGAACTTCAACTCTTCACTCTAGCGAAACAGTTAAATGGGAAGACGGCAAAGAATATCCATTGATCAAAGTTGAGATCTCTTCTGCATCTCACCCTTTCTTCACTGGTAAACAACGTGTGATGGATACTGAAGGTCGTATCGATCGTTTCAAAAAACGTTACGGCAAGAAATAA
- a CDS encoding PilZ domain-containing protein, translating into MEDTLQVPAPRTPLNLEVSFKRNYARDEAKGTLKNISITGAFLEFTGGEVRPNEKLNLIFVVAGRERKVAAHVIWTNSQGCGVRFKPVNNRDVQIVDDLIYFIENNRDERRSVFDTILKKVS; encoded by the coding sequence GTGGAGGATACTTTACAAGTTCCGGCACCAAGAACCCCTCTAAACCTCGAAGTTTCATTTAAGCGCAATTACGCGCGCGATGAAGCTAAAGGCACGCTTAAAAATATTAGCATCACTGGCGCCTTTTTGGAGTTTACTGGTGGCGAGGTTCGCCCAAATGAAAAGCTAAACCTGATTTTTGTTGTCGCAGGACGCGAGCGCAAAGTTGCCGCTCACGTTATCTGGACCAATTCACAAGGTTGCGGAGTTCGATTCAAACCTGTGAATAATCGCGATGTGCAAATCGTTGATGATTTAATTTATTTCATCGAAAACAATCGCGACGAACGCCGTTCAGTATTTGATACAATCCTTAAAAAAGTATCTTAA
- a CDS encoding histone-like protein codes for MADVLVVTSKVKKLIKDKGQMNTSAETIDVLSKAIEQLCLKGIESAKADGRKTVMARDIVIDHL; via the coding sequence ATGGCAGACGTACTTGTAGTGACAAGCAAAGTGAAAAAACTCATCAAAGATAAAGGTCAAATGAACACTTCTGCTGAGACAATTGATGTACTTAGCAAAGCTATCGAGCAACTTTGCTTGAAAGGTATCGAGAGCGCAAAAGCTGACGGTCGTAAAACTGTTATGGCTCGCGATATCGTTATCGACCATCTTTAA
- the gatA gene encoding Asp-tRNA(Asn)/Glu-tRNA(Gln) amidotransferase subunit GatA, producing the protein MDLTFASISEIADAVKNKSVSAKEVAQHFQTRIETLDRKLNSFTSINPNSLSDAAEIDARIAKGEDVGPMAGVPFGIKEMLCTKGIRTTAGSKILENFIPPYDATVVARLKKAGVVVLGKLNQDEFAMGSSNETSFHGSVKNPWNLECVPGGSSGGSAAAQAARLVAGTIGTDTGGSIRQPASFCGIVGVKPTYGRVSRYGIIAYASSLDQAGPMVSSVKDAALTLEVISGFDENDSTTTQKQVPAWSKSLKSDIKGLKIGIKKENMAGSLHPDVQKTVEKSIETLKQMGAEIVEVSVPLTEMAVPVYYLVAASEASSNLARYDGVKYGYRADFKNLSAIELDEFYGKTRGEGFGAEVKRRIMLGTYCLSSGYYDAYYNKAGQVRRLITNQYLEAFKKCDVILSPVTTAPAFKLGERIDDPLEMYLNDIFTTSTNLAGLPGMSVPFGLSQDGLPIGIQLTACHFEEQKMLDVAFALESASSVKGKHPHVV; encoded by the coding sequence ATGGATTTAACATTTGCCTCGATCAGTGAAATTGCTGATGCCGTAAAAAATAAATCAGTAAGTGCAAAGGAAGTGGCGCAACACTTTCAGACACGTATTGAAACTTTGGATAGAAAATTAAATTCTTTTACTTCCATCAATCCTAACTCTTTAAGCGATGCCGCGGAAATTGATGCGCGCATTGCTAAAGGTGAAGACGTGGGTCCGATGGCTGGTGTGCCCTTTGGAATTAAAGAAATGCTTTGTACTAAAGGCATTAGAACCACAGCGGGTTCTAAGATTTTAGAAAACTTTATTCCGCCCTATGATGCAACGGTGGTTGCGCGCTTAAAAAAGGCGGGTGTGGTTGTATTAGGAAAATTGAATCAAGATGAATTCGCTATGGGTTCATCAAATGAAACTTCATTTCATGGATCAGTGAAAAATCCATGGAACTTAGAATGTGTTCCTGGTGGATCATCTGGTGGATCAGCAGCGGCACAAGCAGCACGCTTAGTCGCTGGAACAATCGGTACTGATACCGGTGGATCTATTCGTCAGCCAGCAAGCTTCTGTGGGATTGTCGGTGTTAAACCAACCTATGGCCGTGTAAGTCGTTACGGTATCATTGCCTATGCGTCTTCGTTAGATCAAGCGGGGCCCATGGTATCAAGTGTGAAAGATGCAGCCCTTACCCTAGAAGTTATTTCTGGTTTTGACGAAAACGATTCGACAACCACGCAAAAACAAGTGCCGGCGTGGAGCAAAAGTCTGAAGTCTGATATCAAAGGCCTTAAGATCGGTATAAAAAAAGAAAACATGGCAGGAAGCCTTCATCCAGATGTGCAAAAGACTGTGGAAAAATCCATAGAGACTTTAAAACAAATGGGGGCAGAGATTGTTGAAGTTTCTGTTCCACTTACCGAGATGGCGGTTCCGGTTTATTACCTAGTTGCCGCTAGTGAAGCCTCATCAAACTTAGCTCGCTATGATGGTGTGAAGTACGGCTACCGAGCAGACTTTAAAAATCTTTCAGCCATCGAGCTTGATGAGTTTTACGGAAAAACTCGCGGCGAAGGATTTGGTGCAGAAGTAAAGCGTCGTATTATGCTTGGCACTTACTGCTTATCAAGTGGCTACTATGATGCTTACTACAACAAAGCTGGCCAAGTGCGCCGCCTGATCACCAATCAGTATTTAGAGGCGTTCAAAAAATGCGACGTGATTTTAAGCCCGGTTACAACAGCACCGGCATTTAAACTCGGTGAACGCATTGATGATCCTTTAGAAATGTATTTAAACGATATCTTTACGACCTCTACAAATCTCGCGGGTTTACCGGGAATGAGCGTGCCATTTGGATTATCCCAAGACGGCCTGCCAATCGGTATTCAATTAACCGCATGTCACTTTGAAGAACAAAAAATGTTGGACGTGGCTTTTGCCTTAGAATCCGCTTCATCGGTGAAAGGAAAACATCCCCATGTCGTATAG
- the gatC gene encoding Asp-tRNA(Asn)/Glu-tRNA(Gln) amidotransferase subunit GatC, with protein MIDKKTIEHIAKLARLHVSDQEAEEYSTQLAKALGHFEQISKINTAGLEPLITPTEIEAYWREDEVKQSFTAEDMTANAPSRAGNLFKVPPVV; from the coding sequence ATGATTGACAAGAAAACCATTGAGCATATCGCCAAGCTTGCACGTTTACATGTAAGCGACCAGGAAGCTGAAGAATACAGCACACAACTGGCCAAGGCGTTAGGTCACTTTGAGCAGATCTCAAAAATTAATACCGCAGGCTTAGAGCCTCTGATCACTCCCACGGAAATTGAAGCCTATTGGCGGGAAGATGAAGTGAAACAAAGTTTCACCGCTGAAGATATGACGGCCAACGCTCCTTCGCGTGCTGGCAACCTATTTAAAGTTCCACCTGTTGTTTAA
- the rho gene encoding transcription termination factor Rho: MSEPKDQQGVEVVKKRTRTKATTEETAAAAPAEAPQAATPAPEAAPAPAASAPSESTPSTSETPAQAPRQDRPQQHQRREFRPHNRDNRDRGDRDRGDRGGHRHDRQNNQRRDFRHDRRDEGQPTGDDHSNAPAQTENIDLADIQLTDEEKTWLSSKDLKSKNITQLTELATKLKIENAAGLRRQDMIFEILKRAAKLGQDIYGSGVLEILPDGYGFLRSPDYNYLPGPDDIYVSPSQIRRFGLRTGDTVTGTVRPPKEGERYFALLKVDSLNFETTENGKDKILFDNLTPLYPNERLKLEHSPGEYTTRVVDLMAPLGKGQRALIVAPPRTGKTVLMQQIANAITNNHPEVKLIVLLIDERPEEVTDMQRTVKGEVVSSTFDEPPTRHVQVAEMVIEKAKRLVEHKHDVVILLDSITRLARAYNTVVPPSGKILSGGVDSNALHKPKRFFGAARNIEEGGSLTIIATALIDTGSRMDEVIFEEFKGTGNAEIHLDRKLMEKRIFPCMDINKSGTRKEDLLVEKADLNRLWILRKVLAPMNPIDAMEFLLDKVENTKTNTDFLKAMSGPS; the protein is encoded by the coding sequence TTGTCTGAACCAAAAGATCAACAAGGCGTTGAGGTGGTAAAAAAACGTACCCGTACGAAAGCTACCACAGAAGAAACTGCTGCTGCAGCTCCTGCAGAAGCTCCTCAAGCCGCAACTCCAGCTCCTGAAGCTGCCCCTGCCCCTGCCGCTAGCGCGCCAAGCGAATCAACTCCCTCCACTTCAGAAACACCGGCGCAGGCACCAAGACAAGATCGCCCACAACAACATCAACGTAGAGAATTCCGCCCGCACAATCGAGACAATCGTGACCGTGGGGACAGAGACAGAGGCGACAGAGGCGGACACCGCCATGACAGACAAAACAATCAACGCCGTGACTTCAGACATGACCGCAGAGACGAAGGTCAACCAACTGGTGACGATCATTCAAATGCTCCAGCACAAACTGAAAATATCGATTTAGCGGATATCCAGTTAACGGATGAAGAAAAAACGTGGTTATCTTCTAAGGACTTAAAGTCTAAAAACATCACGCAGCTGACAGAGCTTGCGACAAAACTTAAAATCGAAAACGCTGCCGGTCTTCGTCGTCAGGACATGATCTTTGAAATTCTTAAGCGTGCAGCAAAATTGGGTCAGGACATTTATGGTTCTGGTGTTCTAGAAATCCTGCCAGACGGTTATGGTTTCTTGCGTTCTCCAGATTATAACTATCTTCCAGGTCCGGATGATATTTACGTAAGCCCGTCACAAATCCGCCGCTTCGGCTTAAGAACGGGTGATACTGTTACAGGTACAGTTCGTCCGCCAAAAGAAGGCGAACGTTACTTCGCTCTTCTAAAAGTTGATTCATTGAACTTTGAAACAACTGAAAACGGAAAAGATAAAATTCTTTTCGACAACTTAACGCCGCTTTATCCAAATGAAAGACTTAAACTAGAACACAGCCCTGGTGAATACACGACTCGCGTTGTGGATTTGATGGCTCCTTTAGGAAAAGGTCAGCGTGCGCTTATCGTTGCTCCGCCAAGAACAGGTAAAACCGTTCTTATGCAACAAATCGCTAATGCGATCACAAACAATCATCCTGAAGTAAAATTGATCGTTCTTCTAATCGATGAACGCCCAGAGGAAGTAACTGACATGCAAAGAACCGTAAAAGGTGAAGTTGTATCGTCAACTTTCGATGAGCCACCAACTCGCCACGTTCAAGTTGCAGAGATGGTTATCGAAAAAGCGAAACGTTTGGTTGAGCACAAACATGACGTGGTGATCTTGCTAGATTCCATCACTCGTTTGGCTCGTGCCTACAACACAGTTGTTCCTCCATCTGGTAAGATTTTATCGGGCGGTGTGGATTCAAATGCTCTTCACAAACCAAAACGTTTCTTCGGTGCTGCCCGCAATATCGAAGAGGGTGGTTCTTTAACCATCATCGCAACTGCACTTATCGATACTGGTTCGCGCATGGATGAGGTTATCTTCGAAGAATTTAAAGGTACTGGTAACGCTGAGATTCACTTAGATCGTAAGCTTATGGAAAAACGTATCTTCCCATGCATGGACATCAACAAATCTGGAACTCGTAAAGAGGACTTGTTAGTTGAAAAAGCAGATCTAAACCGTCTGTGGATCCTAAGAAAAGTTCTTGCTCCGATGAATCCAATCGATGCGATGGAATTCTTGTTGGATAAAGTGGAAAACACGAAAACCAACACGGACTTCCTAAAAGCAATGTCAGGTCCGTCGTAG
- the ligA gene encoding NAD-dependent DNA ligase LigA, producing MSKKRHEELKKIISHHDYHYHVKDSPQISDYEYDQLFSELLKIEASEKNLDLSDSPSQRVGGAPLGAFEKASHRLPMLSLSNSYSPEDIFDFDERVKKFLKTDKEIEYLCEPKFDGLSMELIYENGQFVRALTRGDGTVGEDVSQGIRTIKSIPLKLPLKTPPPLLEVRGEVLMFKQDFAKLNETQQENGLQTFANPRNAAAGSVRQLDPRITASRPLRFFAYALGAMEGVEFKTQADIGNYFSEANIPTVQTKEDLELVKKATGPQAVVDYYHFIEKVRPKLPFDIDGVVIKVNSLRLQDDLGLVARSPRWATAAKFKPEQAQTVIEDIAVQVGRTGALTPVAIMTPVKVGGVTVTNSTLHNQDEINRKDVRIGDTVIIQRAGDVIPEVVSVILDKRPKSSKPFLIPDHCPACGSKVVKAEEEVVTRCVNPLCIAVVKESLKHFVARRAMNIDKVGDRLIETLVDNKLLAKFSDFYRLTKEDILSLERQGDKSAENIINSVENSKTPTLARFIFALGIRFVGEQTAKHLADHFVNIENFLKASEEELLQVPEIGPKVAKAIATWTGNKVLVKEVHDMIKLGVNITNPVRSTEGALSGMSFLITGTLPVKRDDAKDVIEQNGGKILSSVSSKLSYLVVGDDPGSKVEKAQSLGVKIISWDDLQKML from the coding sequence ATGTCGAAAAAGCGCCACGAAGAGCTCAAGAAGATTATTTCCCACCATGACTACCACTATCACGTCAAGGACAGTCCACAGATCTCAGATTACGAGTATGATCAACTCTTCAGTGAGCTATTAAAAATCGAAGCTAGCGAAAAGAATTTAGACCTTAGCGATTCACCTTCTCAACGTGTCGGTGGGGCTCCATTAGGTGCTTTTGAAAAGGCTTCGCACCGTTTGCCGATGTTGTCTTTATCGAACAGTTATTCGCCTGAGGACATTTTTGATTTTGATGAACGCGTAAAAAAGTTTTTGAAAACTGATAAGGAAATCGAATACCTGTGCGAACCTAAGTTTGACGGGCTTTCCATGGAATTGATCTATGAAAATGGTCAATTCGTGCGCGCACTGACTCGCGGGGATGGCACTGTCGGTGAAGATGTCAGTCAAGGTATTCGCACTATCAAAAGCATTCCACTAAAGCTTCCACTTAAAACACCACCGCCTTTGCTTGAGGTGCGTGGTGAGGTTTTGATGTTCAAACAAGACTTCGCAAAACTTAATGAAACTCAGCAAGAAAATGGTTTACAAACCTTTGCTAATCCAAGAAACGCAGCTGCGGGATCAGTTCGTCAGTTAGATCCCCGAATCACGGCTTCACGTCCTCTGCGTTTCTTTGCCTATGCTTTAGGCGCTATGGAGGGTGTAGAATTTAAAACCCAAGCTGACATTGGTAATTATTTTTCTGAAGCAAACATCCCTACTGTGCAAACCAAAGAGGATCTTGAGCTAGTTAAAAAGGCCACAGGCCCGCAAGCGGTGGTCGACTATTACCACTTCATCGAAAAAGTCAGGCCAAAACTTCCATTTGATATTGATGGTGTTGTTATCAAAGTTAACTCCCTACGTCTGCAAGATGATCTAGGTCTTGTAGCGCGTAGCCCACGTTGGGCTACGGCCGCTAAGTTTAAACCTGAACAAGCGCAAACTGTGATTGAAGATATCGCTGTCCAAGTGGGAAGAACCGGCGCTTTAACTCCGGTTGCGATCATGACGCCAGTAAAAGTAGGCGGTGTCACAGTAACGAATTCTACTTTGCACAATCAAGATGAGATCAATCGTAAAGATGTGCGCATTGGTGACACAGTCATCATTCAACGTGCCGGCGATGTGATCCCCGAGGTCGTATCTGTGATCTTGGACAAGCGTCCAAAGAGCAGCAAACCGTTCTTAATTCCTGATCATTGTCCTGCGTGTGGATCAAAAGTGGTGAAAGCTGAAGAAGAGGTTGTCACTCGCTGTGTGAATCCGCTTTGTATCGCGGTCGTTAAAGAATCCTTAAAACATTTTGTCGCGCGCAGAGCGATGAATATTGATAAAGTCGGTGATCGTTTAATTGAAACACTTGTTGATAATAAGTTGCTTGCGAAGTTTTCAGATTTTTATCGACTTACTAAAGAAGACATTCTTTCTTTAGAACGCCAAGGCGATAAGTCGGCTGAAAATATCATTAACAGCGTTGAAAACAGCAAAACACCGACACTAGCGCGTTTTATTTTTGCCTTAGGGATTCGCTTCGTCGGTGAACAGACAGCGAAACACTTGGCTGATCATTTTGTTAATATTGAAAATTTCCTAAAGGCCTCTGAAGAAGAACTTTTGCAAGTTCCTGAAATCGGTCCGAAGGTGGCTAAAGCAATTGCTACTTGGACTGGAAACAAAGTTCTAGTGAAAGAGGTTCACGACATGATTAAGCTTGGCGTGAACATCACAAATCCTGTGCGCTCTACTGAAGGGGCGTTATCTGGAATGAGTTTTTTAATCACCGGCACTTTGCCAGTAAAACGCGATGATGCCAAAGACGTCATCGAACAAAATGGCGGTAAGATTTTAAGCTCTGTATCTTCGAAGCTTAGTTATTTGGTGGTCGGCGATGACCCGGGATCTAAAGTTGAGAAAGCACAAAGCTTGGGTGTGAAAATCATCTCGTGGGATGATTTACAGAAGATGCTTTAA